Proteins encoded within one genomic window of Camelina sativa cultivar DH55 chromosome 19, Cs, whole genome shotgun sequence:
- the LOC104765560 gene encoding pectinesterase inhibitor-like, producing the protein MNNFMKLFAVFLVFIQVAFSQAIQSNPVSVSVAEQQLCKKTRYQALCISTLNLDPRSRTSDVQEFAWIAVDATTKKVKEMQQYLISVLRKISLREDFERYGTCIEEYGAAIDRFLPAVVADLKAKKYSEAMSEMNEVVSKPGYCEDQFARKSPLTGRNKAVHDIADMTTDIIKAISTN; encoded by the exons atgaataatttcaTGAAATTATTTGCTGTTTTCCTCGTGTTTATCCAAGTAGCTTTCTCTCAAGCAATTCAGTCTAATCCGGTATCGGTATCTGTCGCTGAACAGCAACTCTGCAAAAAAACCCGTTATCAAGCACTATGCATCTCTACTCTAAATCTTGATCCTAGAAGCAGAACCTCAGATGTCCAAG AATTCGCGTGGATTGCTGTCGATGCGACGACAAAGAAAGTCAAGGAGATGCAACAATATCTTATCTCCGTCCTAAGAAAAATCAGTCTCCGTGAAGACTTTGAGAGATACGGAACTTGCATTGAGGAGTACGGTGCGGCCATTGATAGGTTTTTACCTGCGGTGGTGGCTGATCTAAAGGCAAAAAAATATTCTGAAGCTATGTCTGAAATGAACGAGGTTGTGTCGAAGCCGGGTTATTGTGAGGATCAGTTCGCCAGGAAATCGCCTTTAACCGGACGTAACAAAGCCGTCCATGATATCGCTGATATGACTACCGATATTATCAAAGCGATATCTActaattaa